A region from the Geobacillus vulcani PSS1 genome encodes:
- a CDS encoding YtzH-like family protein, translated as MPLDYNHQLTVLRDILSEHQLDCCGTVSECEQIERLAKSLLANDEVDGQVKQVLPHIYAYGQGGKYSADLSAHISAHQGQLADWLNELS; from the coding sequence ATGCCGCTCGACTATAACCATCAATTGACCGTGCTCCGCGACATTTTATCCGAACATCAGCTCGATTGCTGCGGAACGGTTTCTGAATGCGAACAAATTGAACGGCTCGCCAAATCGCTGCTCGCCAACGATGAGGTGGACGGCCAAGTCAAGCAAGTTCTCCCCCATATTTACGCTTATGGCCAAGGAGGGAAATACAGCGCTGATTTAAGCGCCCACATTTCCGCCCACCAAGGCCAGCTGGCTGATTGGTTAAACGAGCTGTCTTGA
- a CDS encoding PepSY domain-containing protein: MAWKKWLVSAAVGAVAIYAVRSVSKPALLPPEQALAMAKRALGGRRAIRGSWIQSAPERYEKDGLAYTVYRGGVCRDDGDDEFFINAYTGAIVDAKPLS, from the coding sequence ATGGCTTGGAAAAAATGGCTCGTTAGCGCCGCTGTCGGCGCGGTCGCCATCTATGCAGTCCGCTCCGTTTCCAAACCGGCGCTTCTTCCCCCGGAACAAGCGCTGGCCATGGCCAAACGCGCCCTTGGCGGCCGGCGGGCCATCCGCGGTTCCTGGATTCAATCGGCGCCGGAGCGGTATGAGAAAGACGGCCTGGCGTACACCGTATACCGCGGCGGCGTCTGCCGCGACGACGGGGATGACGAGTTTTTCATCAACGCCTACACGGGAGCCATCGTGGACGCCAAGCCGCTGTCATAG
- the ytxJ gene encoding bacillithiol system redox-active protein YtxJ — MGMEKLETIEQFDRAMKETERFLFVKHSLTCPISQAAFRECEKFAADHPELAVYCLYVQEARPLSTYIAETTGVKHESPQVLLFENGRVVWHASHWAITYDALSEHIGA; from the coding sequence ATGGGAATGGAGAAGCTGGAGACGATCGAACAATTTGATCGTGCCATGAAGGAAACGGAACGTTTTTTGTTCGTCAAGCATAGCCTCACCTGCCCGATCAGCCAAGCGGCGTTCCGCGAATGCGAGAAGTTTGCCGCTGATCATCCAGAGCTCGCGGTGTATTGCCTGTACGTTCAAGAGGCGCGGCCGCTCTCAACCTATATTGCCGAGACGACCGGAGTGAAACACGAGTCGCCGCAAGTGCTGCTGTTTGAAAACGGCCGAGTCGTCTGGCACGCGTCCCACTGGGCCATTACGTACGACGCGCTTTCGGAGCATATCGGCGCCTGA
- a CDS encoding DUF1444 domain-containing protein, which translates to MNSRQMYEKIKERLVAHPHWTFRFDPKQDAMRVEDRRTKKGVTISLPGVIAKWHEQKDEAVHEVVYYVEQTLKTMEEDAALSGNERNIYPVIRSASFPAETKEGVPLLFDDHTAETRIYYALDLGKTYRLIDERMLEKDKWSRERVKEIARFNVRSLPTPVKEDRVADNVFYFVNTNDGYDASRVLNESFLADMRARVEGTMAVAVPHQDVLIIADVRNDIGYDVLAQMTMSFFAGGRVPITALSFLYENGKLEPIFILGKKRRT; encoded by the coding sequence ATGAACAGCCGGCAAATGTATGAGAAGATTAAAGAGCGTCTCGTCGCTCACCCGCACTGGACGTTTCGCTTTGACCCCAAGCAAGATGCGATGCGCGTGGAAGACCGCCGCACGAAAAAAGGCGTGACGATCTCGCTTCCTGGTGTCATCGCCAAATGGCACGAACAAAAAGATGAGGCGGTGCACGAAGTCGTTTATTATGTGGAGCAAACGTTGAAAACGATGGAGGAAGACGCGGCGCTTTCCGGCAATGAGCGAAACATTTATCCCGTCATTCGCTCGGCGTCGTTTCCGGCGGAGACGAAAGAAGGCGTTCCGCTCCTGTTCGATGATCATACAGCCGAAACGCGCATTTACTATGCGCTCGACCTAGGCAAAACGTATCGCTTGATTGATGAGCGCATGCTTGAAAAAGACAAATGGAGCCGCGAGCGGGTGAAGGAAATCGCCCGCTTCAACGTCCGGTCGCTGCCGACGCCGGTGAAAGAGGACCGGGTGGCGGACAACGTGTTTTATTTTGTCAACACCAATGACGGCTATGATGCGAGCCGCGTCTTAAACGAATCGTTTTTGGCCGACATGCGGGCGCGCGTGGAAGGAACGATGGCCGTTGCCGTTCCGCATCAAGATGTGCTCATCATCGCTGATGTGCGCAACGACATCGGCTATGACGTGCTCGCGCAAATGACGATGAGCTTTTTTGCCGGCGGCCGCGTGCCGATCACGGCGCTGTCGTTTTTATACGAAAACGGGAAACTTGAACCGATTTTCATTCTGGGAAAAAAACGGAGAACGTAG
- a CDS encoding M42 family metallopeptidase — MKEETLRLFQTLTELPGAPGYEHPVRQFMRQELAKYADDIVQDRLGSLFGVKRGDEAGPTVMVAGHMDEVGFMVTAITDNGMIRFQPLGGWWDQVLLAQRVQIITNEGPIIGVVGSIPPHLLDEEQRKKPMEIKNMLIDIGAQSREEAEQVGVRPGQPIVPVSPFTLLANGKTVMAKAWDNRFGCGLVIELLKELNGETVPNVLYAGATVQEEVGLRGAQTAAAMINPDIFFALEASPANDMSGDKQAFGHIGQGALIRLYDRTMVTHRGMREFVLDTAETIGVPYQFFISPGGGTDAGRVHIANRGVPSAVIGVCARYIHTHASIIHVDDYAAAKQLIVELVKRCDRTTVETIRQNS, encoded by the coding sequence ATGAAGGAAGAAACGCTGCGATTGTTCCAAACGTTGACCGAGCTTCCGGGAGCGCCGGGCTATGAGCACCCAGTGCGGCAGTTCATGCGCCAAGAGCTCGCAAAATACGCCGATGACATTGTACAAGACCGCCTCGGCAGCCTTTTCGGCGTCAAGCGCGGCGATGAGGCGGGCCCGACGGTGATGGTCGCCGGCCATATGGATGAAGTCGGGTTTATGGTGACGGCGATCACCGACAATGGCATGATTCGGTTTCAGCCGCTCGGCGGCTGGTGGGATCAAGTGCTCCTCGCCCAGCGCGTGCAAATTATCACGAACGAAGGACCGATCATCGGCGTCGTTGGATCGATCCCGCCGCATTTGCTCGATGAGGAGCAGCGCAAAAAACCGATGGAGATCAAAAACATGTTGATCGACATCGGGGCCCAAAGCCGTGAAGAGGCAGAACAGGTCGGCGTCCGCCCCGGCCAACCGATCGTGCCGGTCAGCCCGTTCACGTTGTTGGCCAACGGAAAAACGGTCATGGCAAAAGCGTGGGACAACCGGTTTGGCTGCGGGCTGGTGATCGAGCTGTTAAAAGAGCTGAACGGTGAAACGGTGCCGAACGTCCTGTACGCCGGAGCGACCGTGCAGGAAGAGGTCGGGCTGCGCGGGGCGCAGACGGCGGCAGCGATGATCAACCCGGATATCTTTTTCGCCTTGGAAGCCAGCCCGGCCAACGACATGTCCGGCGACAAGCAGGCGTTCGGCCATATCGGCCAAGGGGCGCTCATCCGCTTGTACGATCGGACGATGGTTACGCACCGCGGCATGCGCGAGTTTGTGCTCGACACGGCGGAAACGATTGGCGTTCCGTATCAGTTTTTCATTTCCCCAGGCGGCGGAACCGACGCCGGGCGGGTGCATATCGCCAACCGCGGCGTGCCGTCGGCCGTGATCGGCGTTTGCGCCCGCTATATTCATACGCATGCGTCGATCATTCATGTCGATGATTACGCGGCGGCCAAACAGCTCATCGTTGAGCTCGTCAAACGGTGCGACCGGACGACGGTCGAGACGATTCGCCAAAACAGCTGA
- a CDS encoding DUF84 family protein, which yields MKTVAVGTNNEAKIAAVRAVLGEKEYRIVSFEVPSGVSAQPLSDEETRLGAIGRAKRVLEAAEADIGIGLEGGVMKIDGQWWLCNWGALADRNGVVVAAAGARLALPPDVGAGIEAGRELGDVMEAYTGRRNVRRKEGAVGVLTNGRVDRSAMFSHIVELLVGQYEWLCQNGPFHV from the coding sequence ATGAAAACGGTTGCGGTCGGAACGAACAACGAAGCGAAAATCGCCGCTGTTCGGGCGGTGTTGGGGGAAAAGGAATACCGCATTGTATCGTTTGAGGTGCCGTCGGGCGTTTCCGCGCAGCCGCTGTCCGATGAGGAGACGCGGCTTGGCGCCATCGGGCGCGCTAAACGGGTGCTCGAAGCGGCCGAGGCGGACATTGGCATCGGATTGGAAGGCGGCGTGATGAAAATCGATGGGCAATGGTGGCTGTGCAACTGGGGAGCGCTCGCCGACCGAAACGGAGTGGTGGTGGCTGCCGCCGGCGCCCGCCTCGCCCTCCCGCCGGACGTCGGGGCCGGCATCGAGGCGGGGCGCGAGCTCGGCGATGTGATGGAAGCGTACACCGGGCGAAGGAACGTTCGTCGGAAAGAAGGCGCGGTCGGCGTACTAACGAACGGGCGCGTTGACCGATCGGCGATGTTTTCCCACATCGTCGAGCTTTTGGTCGGTCAATATGAATGGCTTTGTCAAAACGGGCCGTTCCATGTATGA
- a CDS encoding DNA translocase FtsK: MKFLKRWLRFLASDEEEEGNEQRANSPLSAGMPGRGEMDVIYRYPQGRFRFPLIPDDELAEEGERPGRAKSEASRPLLNRRPSAGAAKAVEKRPFRPSDVPSPVFGYDRNRGKQRQRPDEIELAGAVDAESRSGGAVREGAIHGEATRQDEWEGTESRAAESPKEEASLAKRAEAWSEDARGAMPAAVMETEGKDGLAPAAQEEQDAEADKKKRHELDGRGKERAPHETACGLESEGQEAPSQMGNGDGENTASTELREKTSDREIRHSAAPVGREEASRSGRTRIPYNVIMLKQDWRKLKEKAANRSNGCVLPPLALLEPPEKAAERDEQWLHEQCRRLDETFASFQIGAHVVGVTQGPTVTRFEVQPDLGVKVSKITSLIDDIKLSLAAKDIRIEAPIPGKRTIGIEVPNRTSRPVRLREILESEAFRKSPSPLTVALGLDISGAPVVTDIRKMPHGLIAGATGSGKSVCMNAMLISMLYKAAPHEVKWLLIDPKMVELAPYNGLPHLLSPVITEAKAAAGALKWAVGEMERRYEQFVHAGVRDIEKYNDHLRERGSSEPPLPYIVIVIDELADLMMAAPADVEESICRLAQKARACGIHLLIATQRPSVDVLTGLIKANIPTRIAFSVSSQVDSRTILDVNGAERLLGRGDMLFLENGSAKPVRLQGCFISDEEIERVTAHGKAEQSPSYLFDPDDFRQTGAFGGEDDELFEEACRFVIAQGGASTSSLQRHFRIGYNRAARLIEMMEQQGLISEARGSKPRDVLMSEDEWERWREQNN, from the coding sequence ATGAAATTTTTGAAACGATGGCTTCGTTTTCTTGCGAGCGACGAGGAAGAGGAAGGGAACGAGCAGCGAGCGAATTCCCCGCTGTCGGCCGGCATGCCCGGACGCGGCGAGATGGACGTCATCTACCGATATCCGCAAGGCCGCTTTCGCTTTCCACTCATTCCCGATGACGAGCTGGCGGAAGAGGGGGAGAGGCCGGGGCGGGCGAAAAGCGAGGCATCCCGGCCGCTGCTGAATCGGCGCCCGTCGGCCGGCGCGGCAAAGGCGGTGGAAAAACGGCCGTTCCGCCCGTCTGATGTGCCATCCCCGGTTTTTGGATACGATCGGAATCGGGGAAAACAGCGGCAACGACCGGATGAAATCGAGCTGGCCGGTGCAGTGGATGCAGAGAGCCGGAGCGGCGGGGCGGTTCGGGAAGGGGCCATCCATGGCGAAGCGACACGGCAAGACGAGTGGGAGGGCACGGAAAGCCGGGCGGCTGAATCGCCAAAAGAAGAGGCGTCTTTGGCCAAGCGCGCAGAGGCATGGAGCGAAGACGCGAGAGGAGCGATGCCTGCGGCTGTTATGGAAACGGAAGGAAAAGATGGGCTTGCGCCGGCGGCACAGGAAGAACAGGATGCCGAGGCGGATAAAAAGAAAAGGCATGAGCTGGACGGACGAGGCAAAGAACGCGCGCCGCACGAGACAGCCTGCGGCTTGGAGAGCGAAGGACAAGAGGCGCCATCACAGATGGGGAATGGAGACGGAGAAAACACTGCTTCGACAGAATTGCGAGAGAAGACGTCAGATCGCGAAATCCGCCACTCGGCGGCGCCCGTGGGCCGGGAGGAGGCTTCCCGATCTGGGCGAACGCGCATTCCGTATAATGTGATCATGTTAAAGCAAGATTGGCGCAAGTTGAAAGAAAAGGCAGCGAATCGATCGAACGGCTGCGTGCTGCCGCCATTGGCGCTTCTTGAGCCGCCGGAGAAAGCAGCCGAGCGCGACGAGCAGTGGCTTCATGAGCAATGCCGGCGGTTGGACGAGACGTTTGCGAGCTTTCAAATCGGCGCGCACGTCGTTGGTGTGACGCAAGGGCCGACGGTGACGCGGTTTGAAGTGCAGCCGGATTTAGGAGTGAAAGTGAGCAAGATTACGAGTTTAATCGATGATATCAAGCTCAGTCTGGCGGCGAAGGACATTCGCATTGAAGCGCCCATCCCGGGAAAACGGACGATCGGCATTGAGGTGCCAAACCGGACGAGCCGTCCGGTGCGCCTGCGGGAAATTTTGGAAAGCGAAGCGTTCCGCAAAAGTCCATCGCCACTTACCGTGGCGCTTGGGCTTGACATCAGCGGAGCGCCGGTCGTGACCGACATTCGAAAAATGCCGCACGGGCTCATCGCTGGAGCGACCGGGTCGGGAAAAAGCGTCTGCATGAACGCTATGCTCATCAGCATGTTGTATAAAGCAGCGCCGCACGAAGTGAAATGGCTGCTCATTGACCCGAAAATGGTCGAACTGGCGCCGTACAACGGATTGCCGCATTTGCTCAGCCCGGTGATCACCGAGGCGAAGGCGGCTGCGGGGGCGCTCAAGTGGGCGGTCGGCGAAATGGAACGGCGGTATGAACAGTTTGTCCACGCCGGCGTGCGCGATATCGAAAAATATAACGATCATCTTCGCGAACGCGGCAGCAGTGAGCCACCGCTGCCGTACATCGTCATCGTCATTGATGAGCTAGCGGACCTCATGATGGCCGCTCCAGCCGATGTCGAAGAATCGATTTGCCGGCTGGCGCAAAAGGCGCGGGCGTGCGGCATCCATCTGCTGATCGCGACGCAGCGGCCGTCGGTCGACGTCCTCACGGGATTGATCAAGGCGAACATTCCGACGCGCATTGCCTTTTCTGTCTCATCCCAAGTCGATTCGCGCACCATTTTGGATGTCAACGGCGCTGAACGACTGCTTGGGCGCGGCGATATGCTGTTTTTGGAAAATGGTTCGGCCAAGCCGGTGCGGCTGCAAGGGTGCTTCATTTCCGATGAAGAAATCGAACGGGTGACGGCGCATGGGAAAGCAGAGCAAAGTCCATCCTATCTGTTTGACCCGGACGATTTCCGACAAACGGGGGCGTTTGGCGGTGAGGATGACGAATTGTTCGAGGAAGCATGCCGGTTTGTCATCGCCCAAGGGGGGGCGTCCACCTCGAGCCTGCAGCGCCATTTCCGCATCGGCTACAACCGCGCCGCCCGGCTGATCGAGATGATGGAGCAGCAGGGGCTGATTTCGGAAGCGCGCGGCAGCAAACCGCGCGATGTGTTGATGAGCGAAGACGAGTGGGAGCGCTGGCGCGAGCAGAACAACTGA
- the trmB gene encoding tRNA (guanosine(46)-N7)-methyltransferase TrmB, with protein sequence MRLRNKPWAKDKIAAYPQYVIPDPETKRGRWRELFGHDRPLHVEIGTGKGKFITEMAKLHPDVNFIGIELYPSVLVSALDKLIESGLSNVKLLNANAKDLTAFFADGEVSRIYLNFSDPWPKKRHEKRRLTYRDFLALYDRILAEDGDIHLKTDNQSFFEYSLVSLSQYGFVLASVQLDLHQSGITDNVMTEYEEKFSAKGNRIYRCEAVRPPRRSS encoded by the coding sequence ATGCGTTTGCGCAACAAACCGTGGGCGAAAGACAAAATCGCCGCGTATCCCCAATACGTCATTCCCGATCCTGAAACAAAGCGCGGGCGATGGCGCGAGCTGTTCGGCCACGACCGGCCGCTTCATGTCGAGATCGGGACGGGGAAAGGCAAATTTATCACGGAAATGGCCAAACTTCATCCGGATGTCAATTTCATCGGCATCGAGCTGTACCCGAGCGTGCTCGTGTCCGCGCTTGACAAACTGATCGAAAGCGGGCTCTCGAACGTCAAGCTGCTGAACGCCAATGCGAAAGATCTGACCGCGTTTTTTGCCGACGGGGAAGTGTCGCGCATTTATTTGAACTTTTCCGACCCATGGCCGAAAAAGAGGCACGAAAAGCGGCGGCTGACGTATCGGGACTTTTTGGCGCTCTATGACCGCATTTTGGCGGAAGACGGAGACATCCATTTGAAAACGGACAATCAATCTTTTTTCGAATACTCGCTTGTCAGTTTGTCGCAATATGGGTTTGTGCTCGCATCGGTCCAGCTCGACTTGCATCAAAGCGGCATTACGGACAATGTCATGACGGAGTATGAAGAAAAATTTTCCGCCAAAGGAAACCGCATTTACCGCTGCGAGGCGGTGCGCCCGCCGCGGCGTTCGTCATAG
- the ytpR gene encoding YtpR family tRNA-binding protein, with translation MNVFYNREGVGDVLLVSLKPVADEERTFVKQGDVVRIMSERTGETVGYNIFSASSYYPFCGNGPLEVNEELVGIINDILAKNGFDEPIEADLSPKFVVGYVKEKTKHPNADKLSVCQVDVGDEVLQIVCGAPNVAEGQKVVVAKIGAVMPNGLVIQESELRGVRSSGMICSARELGLPNAPQEKGILVLSDEYEVGQPFVF, from the coding sequence ATGAACGTGTTTTACAACCGAGAAGGGGTTGGCGACGTGCTGCTTGTGTCGCTGAAACCGGTGGCGGATGAGGAACGGACGTTTGTCAAACAAGGCGATGTCGTCCGCATCATGTCCGAACGGACGGGCGAGACGGTTGGCTATAACATTTTTTCCGCGTCTTCGTACTATCCATTTTGTGGAAATGGTCCGCTGGAAGTAAATGAGGAGCTCGTCGGCATCATCAACGACATCTTGGCGAAAAACGGTTTTGACGAGCCGATCGAAGCTGACTTGTCTCCCAAGTTTGTCGTCGGATATGTGAAAGAGAAAACGAAGCATCCGAACGCCGACAAGTTGAGCGTCTGCCAAGTCGATGTCGGCGATGAGGTGCTGCAAATCGTCTGCGGAGCACCGAACGTCGCCGAAGGGCAAAAAGTCGTCGTCGCCAAAATCGGCGCGGTCATGCCAAATGGCCTCGTCATTCAAGAAAGTGAGCTGCGCGGCGTCCGGTCATCCGGCATGATTTGTTCGGCCCGCGAGCTTGGGCTGCCCAATGCTCCGCAGGAGAAAGGCATTTTGGTGCTGTCTGATGAATATGAGGTCGGCCAACCATTCGTTTTTTGA
- a CDS encoding YtnP family quorum-quenching lactonase, protein MEQLRIGQVTLTWLQGGVTHLDGGAMFGVVPKPLWSKKYPPNDNNQIELRTDPILVEAYGKRLLIESGIGNGKLTDKQKRNFGVTEESALDESLAKLGLTRRDIDIVIMTHLHFDHACGLTVWEDGRLVPAFPRAAIITSDVEWEEMRNPNIRSRNTYWKENWEPIADQVVPFTKETEVVPGIRLIHTGGHSAGHAIVLIESDGEMAIHLGDLLGTHAHQNVLWVMAYDDYPMDSIFAKQRWLPYGVKQNAWFTFYHDAYYRAVKWQEDGTMAAAVKRERPL, encoded by the coding sequence ATGGAACAGTTGCGAATTGGACAAGTCACATTGACATGGCTGCAAGGCGGCGTCACCCATCTTGACGGCGGAGCGATGTTCGGCGTTGTGCCGAAGCCGCTTTGGTCCAAAAAATATCCGCCGAACGACAACAATCAAATCGAGCTGCGCACCGATCCAATTTTGGTGGAAGCCTATGGAAAACGGCTGCTCATTGAATCCGGCATCGGCAACGGCAAGCTGACCGACAAGCAAAAGCGCAACTTCGGCGTCACGGAAGAATCGGCGCTCGATGAATCGCTCGCCAAGCTCGGGCTGACGCGGCGCGACATCGACATCGTCATCATGACCCATTTGCATTTTGACCATGCGTGCGGATTGACGGTTTGGGAAGACGGACGGCTCGTGCCGGCGTTTCCGCGCGCGGCGATCATCACCTCGGATGTCGAGTGGGAGGAAATGCGAAACCCGAACATTCGATCCCGAAATACGTATTGGAAAGAAAATTGGGAGCCGATCGCGGATCAAGTCGTTCCATTTACAAAGGAAACCGAAGTCGTTCCTGGCATCCGCCTCATCCATACCGGCGGGCATAGCGCCGGGCATGCGATCGTGCTCATCGAATCAGACGGGGAGATGGCCATTCACCTTGGCGATTTGCTTGGCACGCACGCCCATCAAAACGTCCTTTGGGTGATGGCGTACGACGATTACCCGATGGATTCGATTTTTGCCAAACAGCGATGGCTCCCGTACGGCGTAAAACAAAATGCGTGGTTTACCTTCTACCATGATGCCTACTATCGGGCTGTGAAATGGCAGGAAGACGGGACGATGGCCGCCGCCGTGAAGCGGGAGCGTCCGCTATGA
- a CDS encoding DUF948 domain-containing protein: protein MEWLLYGSAALIALAFLLLVVYIAKTLVVLQETLRRLATAVSHADQQVEAVAKEIQTLLQTANAIAGDVQKKAEKLNGAIEAVGEIGGAVRTLNRALRQAAAALSAKADPGREKWVKALRWANVLLDVWEKWRKRKPLHPKEGIEHGEK, encoded by the coding sequence GTGGAATGGCTGTTGTATGGCAGCGCCGCTCTTATCGCGCTCGCTTTTTTGCTGCTTGTCGTTTACATAGCGAAAACGCTGGTTGTTTTGCAGGAAACGCTGCGCCGTCTGGCGACGGCGGTCAGCCATGCCGATCAACAAGTCGAAGCGGTGGCGAAAGAAATTCAGACGCTTCTTCAAACAGCCAACGCCATTGCCGGTGATGTGCAAAAAAAAGCAGAAAAGCTAAACGGCGCCATCGAGGCGGTCGGGGAAATCGGCGGCGCGGTTCGCACGCTCAACCGCGCGCTTCGGCAGGCAGCGGCCGCCTTGTCGGCGAAAGCGGATCCGGGGCGTGAAAAGTGGGTAAAGGCGCTGCGTTGGGCAAATGTTTTGCTCGATGTATGGGAAAAATGGAGAAAAAGAAAACCACTGCATCCAAAGGAGGGAATCGAACATGGCGAAAAATAA
- a CDS encoding phosphotransferase family protein, with translation MEQLLGKEWEITPAGGATGDAYFAEYEGKKLFLKRNSSPFLAVLSAEGIVPKLVWTKRLENGDVFTAQQWLNGRELKPWEMGSEQVAALLRKIHRSKELVTMLKRLGKSPLRAKKMLAALAEQQRRHPVGVSVVCQALDWLEQHVSSLPDHEYVVCHCDINHNNWLLADDGTLYLIDWDGAVIADPAIDIGMLLHLYIPRAEWKTWLDQYGWAWSEELGLRLKWYTIAHTLHSLFWPKGKDGEKEKKQSLRLLERVITEH, from the coding sequence TTGGAACAGTTACTAGGTAAGGAGTGGGAGATCACTCCCGCTGGCGGCGCTACAGGGGATGCGTATTTTGCGGAATATGAAGGGAAGAAATTGTTTTTAAAGCGGAATTCTTCTCCCTTTCTTGCGGTATTGTCGGCCGAGGGCATCGTCCCGAAGCTTGTATGGACGAAACGGCTCGAAAACGGCGATGTATTTACGGCCCAGCAATGGCTGAACGGCCGGGAGCTGAAGCCATGGGAGATGGGAAGCGAGCAAGTTGCGGCGCTTTTGCGGAAAATCCATCGTTCCAAGGAGCTTGTGACGATGCTGAAGCGCCTTGGCAAATCTCCGCTGCGCGCGAAGAAGATGCTCGCCGCGCTCGCTGAGCAACAGCGGCGCCATCCGGTCGGCGTTTCTGTCGTCTGTCAGGCGCTTGACTGGCTGGAACAGCATGTTTCGTCGTTGCCGGATCACGAATATGTGGTCTGCCACTGTGACATCAATCATAACAATTGGCTGCTTGCCGACGATGGCACGCTGTACTTGATCGATTGGGACGGGGCGGTGATCGCCGATCCGGCGATCGATATCGGCATGCTCCTTCATCTGTACATTCCGCGCGCCGAATGGAAGACGTGGCTCGACCAGTACGGATGGGCATGGAGCGAAGAGCTTGGTCTCCGCCTGAAGTGGTATACGATCGCCCATACGCTGCACTCACTGTTTTGGCCGAAAGGGAAGGACGGCGAAAAAGAAAAGAAGCAGTCGCTTCGGTTATTGGAACGGGTCATCACGGAGCACTGA
- the murC gene encoding UDP-N-acetylmuramate--L-alanine ligase — protein MTAYHFVGIKGTGMSALAQVLHDLGYTVQGSDVEKWFFTQKALEERGIPVLPFSKDNIRPGYTVIAGNAFPDTHEEIEAARQLGVPVIRYHRFLGELAGRFTSIAVTGSHGKTTTTGLLAHVMQGAHPTSYLIGDGTGKGEPGSKYFVFEACEYRRHFLSYFPDYAIMTNIDFDHPDYFANIDDVFSAFQQMAHQVKQAIVACGDDPYLPNIQAKVPILFYGFGEENDFQARNIVKTTEGMAFDVFVRNTFFASFAIPRFGTHNVLNALAVIALCHYEGVDAGTIAKRLQTFQGVKRRFSEKTVGRQVLIDDYAHHPREITATLEAARQKYPGREVVAIFQPHTYTRTQTFLREFAESLQQADHVYLCDIFGSAREHEGKLSIRDLQAQIPRSQLLEEQNVSVLKRHQDAVLVFMGAGDIQKFQHAYERAVLSA, from the coding sequence ATGACAGCTTACCATTTTGTAGGCATTAAAGGCACGGGGATGAGCGCGCTCGCGCAAGTGCTTCATGACCTTGGCTATACGGTGCAAGGGTCGGATGTAGAGAAATGGTTTTTCACGCAAAAGGCGCTTGAAGAGCGGGGAATCCCGGTGCTGCCTTTTTCGAAAGACAATATTCGCCCTGGTTATACGGTCATTGCCGGCAACGCGTTTCCGGATACGCATGAGGAAATCGAGGCGGCCCGTCAACTCGGCGTTCCCGTCATTCGTTACCATCGCTTTTTAGGAGAGTTGGCTGGCCGATTTACGAGCATCGCGGTGACCGGTTCGCATGGAAAGACGACGACGACGGGGTTGCTTGCCCATGTGATGCAAGGAGCCCATCCAACGTCCTATTTGATCGGAGACGGCACAGGAAAAGGGGAGCCGGGAAGCAAATATTTCGTGTTTGAAGCGTGCGAATACCGTCGGCACTTCCTTTCCTATTTTCCAGACTATGCGATTATGACAAATATTGACTTTGATCACCCAGATTATTTTGCCAATATCGATGATGTGTTTTCCGCCTTCCAGCAAATGGCGCATCAAGTGAAGCAGGCGATCGTCGCCTGTGGGGATGATCCGTATTTGCCGAACATTCAGGCGAAAGTGCCGATTTTGTTTTACGGATTTGGCGAAGAAAACGATTTTCAGGCGCGCAATATCGTCAAGACGACGGAAGGGATGGCGTTTGATGTGTTCGTGCGCAACACATTTTTCGCCTCGTTTGCCATCCCGCGCTTTGGCACCCATAACGTATTGAATGCTCTCGCTGTGATCGCCCTCTGCCACTACGAAGGGGTGGATGCCGGCACGATCGCCAAACGGCTGCAAACGTTCCAAGGAGTGAAGCGCCGCTTCAGTGAAAAAACGGTCGGGCGCCAAGTGCTGATCGATGATTATGCGCATCATCCACGTGAAATTACGGCGACGTTGGAGGCGGCAAGGCAAAAATATCCGGGCCGTGAAGTGGTGGCGATTTTTCAGCCGCATACGTATACACGGACGCAGACATTTTTGCGCGAGTTTGCCGAAAGTTTGCAGCAGGCGGACCACGTGTATTTGTGCGACATTTTCGGTTCGGCGCGCGAGCATGAAGGAAAATTGTCGATCCGTGACTTGCAGGCGCAAATTCCGCGTTCCCAGCTGCTTGAGGAACAAAACGTATCCGTGTTGAAGCGGCATCAAGATGCGGTGTTGGTGTTTATGGGCGCCGGCGACATTCAAAAGTTTCAGCACGCGTACGAACGGGCCGTTCTTTCCGCCTGA